From the Jeongeupia sp. HS-3 genome, the window TACGCCCCGGCTGGCGAAGGTGCGATCAGCTTTACCGACGTGCGTGATGTGGCGGCGACGATCGTCACCGCGCTGCTCGAGCCGGGCCACGAAAACCAGGCGTACGAAATCACCGGCCCGGCGGCGCTGACCTATGCCGAGGCGGCCGATGTACTGAGCGTTGCGATCGGCAAGCCGGCGAAGTATGTCGCGGTCGACGAGGAAACCGCGCGCAATGCGATGACCTCGGGCGGGCTCGACCAGTGGCTGGTGGAGGCCTTCCTCGAACTGTTCCAGATCTACCGCGCAGGCTACGGCGCCGCGGTGCTGAGCGATACCGTCGCCAGGGTCACCGGCCGCCCGGCGCACGATCTGAACAACTTCGCCAACGCCTATCGCCCGCAGTTCGTCGCCGCTTAAGCCGCTGCGATCCAGGCCGGCGGGCGCAGCTCGCCGGCGGGGGCCCCATCTCAAGAGAGCCGAAATGAATCCTAATCAAATTGTCGTGGTCGGTGACAAGTTCGCCCACTTCGCAAACCTGCCCGGTGTCATGACCGTCTCGCAACTGGCGCAAAAGCTCGATGGTGGCGCCCAGGACGAAGCGCTGCCGAACGCGGTCGTGATCGGCCAGGGCGTGTCCGAAGGCTGGTATTCGTACCTGAAACACCGCTTCGATGCCCGCAGCGTCGCTGTCGCCTTTCAGGGCGAAGAGCAGATCACCAGCCGGACCGGCCGCCGCTTCAGCCACAAGTGGCAACGTCGCAATATCCTGATCACCGATCCGCAGCAGGTCGGCCTCAACCAGTACCACATGCTGCTGTCGCTCGACGACGATTGCGAAATTATCTCGGACCACACCACCGGCCACCACATCCAGGGCATGGTGCTGACCGAAGCCGCCCGTCAGGCCTTCCTCGCCGTGACCGAATGGTTCCTGCTGCCGCAGAACGAGAAGTACT encodes:
- a CDS encoding AfsA-related hotdog domain-containing protein; translation: MNPNQIVVVGDKFAHFANLPGVMTVSQLAQKLDGGAQDEALPNAVVIGQGVSEGWYSYLKHRFDARSVAVAFQGEEQITSRTGRRFSHKWQRRNILITDPQQVGLNQYHMLLSLDDDCEIISDHTTGHHIQGMVLTEAARQAFLAVTEWFLLPQNEKYYFVINKFNVDYTKFTFPLQVGIDLKIEALDQSRADRVSAKVTIRFVQHNETVCTAEVDYTAILESRLNAKEEQMAKTALEQALNLQQVQQLQAA